A window of the Sporocytophaga myxococcoides DSM 11118 genome harbors these coding sequences:
- a CDS encoding GspE/PulE family protein: MNNDESIATIKAELLQILSPDQAWQYRIVPKHEDAQKISFLIDESTFDPMIAEELEVLLGKSVLLEKIATEIIQKSLSKYYLRDSQDSRKKSQAYTGTSEDFLSNLIAEAKSLKSSDIHIEIYDERCRVRIRIDGMLVERYILEKNDYPSMINKIKIMSNLDIAEKRLPQDGRIFFNHRGNKFDIRVSVLPTLHGEKVVLRLLSNDATNIDITRLGFSEYDLKSYLEGAKRPHGMLLISGPTGSGKTTTLYATLKLLNKETRNILTIEDPIEYTLEGINQVQLKESIGLNFGSALRTFLRQDPDVIMVGEIRDPDTASMAIRASLTGHLVLSTIHTNSAWGTISRLIDMGIPSFLVANTLNTTVAQRLVRTLCLHCKEEVSFDPNLYPRQFKAYRTVTRHFVPKGCDHCFYTGYKGRKAVYEVIPIDYELAERIKGGVFDVSSELKERNIKTLSENAFELFEEGLTSLEEIYPLLVNF, translated from the coding sequence ATGAACAATGATGAATCTATAGCGACAATAAAAGCGGAGTTGCTGCAAATCCTTTCTCCGGATCAGGCATGGCAATATAGAATTGTTCCTAAACATGAAGATGCTCAAAAGATAAGCTTTCTTATTGATGAAAGTACTTTTGATCCGATGATTGCGGAAGAGCTTGAGGTTTTATTAGGTAAAAGCGTTCTGCTTGAAAAAATTGCAACTGAGATAATTCAGAAGTCTCTTAGCAAGTATTATTTAAGAGATAGCCAGGATAGTCGCAAGAAGAGCCAGGCGTATACAGGAACTTCGGAAGATTTCCTTTCTAATCTTATTGCTGAAGCCAAAAGTCTAAAAAGCAGTGATATCCATATTGAAATTTATGATGAACGCTGTCGGGTAAGGATAAGGATAGATGGAATGCTTGTGGAAAGGTATATTCTTGAAAAGAATGATTATCCTTCTATGATCAATAAGATCAAGATTATGTCTAATCTTGATATTGCGGAGAAAAGACTACCCCAGGATGGGCGTATTTTCTTTAATCACAGAGGGAATAAGTTTGATATACGTGTTTCAGTCCTTCCGACATTACATGGAGAAAAAGTTGTACTAAGACTTTTGAGTAATGACGCAACGAATATTGACATTACCAGACTTGGATTTTCGGAATATGATCTAAAGAGCTATCTCGAAGGTGCCAAGCGTCCTCATGGAATGTTGCTTATTAGTGGTCCTACCGGTAGTGGTAAGACTACTACATTGTATGCAACATTAAAGTTGCTGAATAAAGAAACACGGAATATTCTAACAATAGAAGATCCGATTGAATACACGCTTGAAGGTATTAACCAAGTTCAGTTGAAAGAAAGTATTGGTTTAAATTTTGGCAGTGCTTTAAGAACCTTCCTCAGGCAAGATCCCGATGTAATTATGGTGGGAGAGATCAGAGATCCTGATACAGCCTCCATGGCAATAAGAGCATCATTGACCGGGCACCTTGTTTTGTCTACAATACACACCAATTCGGCCTGGGGAACTATCTCACGTCTGATTGATATGGGGATCCCTTCATTTCTTGTTGCCAATACATTAAATACAACAGTAGCGCAACGACTTGTCAGAACACTTTGTCTGCATTGCAAAGAGGAAGTGTCCTTTGATCCTAACCTTTATCCAAGACAGTTTAAGGCCTATAGAACAGTGACAAGGCATTTTGTACCTAAGGGGTGTGACCATTGTTTTTATACTGGTTACAAAGGTCGTAAAGCAGTATATGAGGTGATACCGATAGATTATGAGCTTGCGGAGAGAATTAAGGGAGGCGTATTTGACGTTTCCTCAGAACTTAAAGAAAGAAATATAAAAACACTTTCGGAGAATGCTTTCGAACTTTTTGAAGAGGGGTTAACATCATTAGAAGAAATTTATCCATTATTAGTTAATTTTTAA
- a CDS encoding prepilin-type N-terminal cleavage/methylation domain-containing protein, translating to MKKRLLNSKVAAFTLTEVLVVLVIVGILVLLALPNLLPLITKAKSTEAKIQLEHVYTLEKTFFYEKSKYSGDLAAIGFIQESLVDESENGQANYRIEITDASPTTFVAKARAVVDFDGDGVFNEWEIDQNKNLRETVQD from the coding sequence ATGAAGAAACGTCTTTTAAATTCAAAGGTAGCTGCGTTTACTCTTACAGAGGTACTTGTTGTACTTGTTATTGTTGGAATTCTAGTTTTGTTGGCTTTGCCCAATTTACTACCACTTATTACCAAAGCTAAAAGTACAGAAGCGAAAATTCAGCTGGAACATGTGTACACATTGGAAAAAACGTTTTTTTATGAAAAGTCCAAATATTCCGGTGATCTTGCTGCTATTGGTTTTATTCAGGAAAGCCTTGTGGATGAATCTGAAAACGGTCAGGCAAATTATAGAATAGAAATAACGGATGCGTCTCCCACCACATTTGTTGCTAAGGCCAGAGCTGTCGTTGATTTTGATGGCGATGGAGTTTTTAATGAGTGGGAAATCGATCAGAATAAAAACCTGAGAGAAACTGTGCAGGATTAA